The following proteins are encoded in a genomic region of Pelodictyon phaeoclathratiforme BU-1:
- a CDS encoding type II toxin-antitoxin system RelE/ParE family toxin: MIVEFSERAASQIEEVVRFIAVDKPGAARNWAESVRQSVMKLADFPYIGRVVPEFSEDSLRELLHGEYRIVYRVDEKVSRVVVISLYHTRRLMGLEEE; the protein is encoded by the coding sequence ATGATCGTCGAATTTTCAGAACGTGCGGCCTCTCAGATTGAAGAGGTTGTGCGGTTTATTGCTGTTGATAAACCCGGTGCAGCCAGAAATTGGGCGGAATCTGTCAGGCAATCCGTTATGAAACTTGCTGATTTCCCTTATATCGGAAGAGTTGTTCCGGAATTTTCTGAAGATTCTCTTCGTGAGTTGTTGCATGGAGAGTACCGGATTGTTTACAGAGTAGACGAAAAAGTATCACGGGTTGTTGTTATCTCTCTTTATCATACAAGACGATTAATGGGGCTCGAGGAAGAATGA
- a CDS encoding type II toxin-antitoxin system Phd/YefM family antitoxin — translation MHTIQVRNVAPLTDFGNNIERYMEELSVSKQPLLLTRTGRGSAVLLDAESYQQMLDQIAFMQSVTEGLEDYRNNRTVPAKEVFASLEKIIAEAEKR, via the coding sequence ATGCATACCATTCAAGTCAGGAACGTTGCTCCATTAACAGATTTCGGAAACAATATCGAACGGTATATGGAGGAGCTGAGCGTCAGCAAACAACCGCTGCTGTTAACGCGGACAGGGAGAGGTTCGGCTGTGCTGCTTGATGCGGAATCATATCAACAGATGCTTGATCAAATAGCATTTATGCAGTCGGTTACCGAAGGGCTTGAAGATTATCGCAACAACCGCACTGTACCAGCAAAGGAGGTTTTTGCCTCGCTTGAAAAGATCATTGCCGAAGCTGAAAAGCGATGA